In Carassius carassius chromosome 38, fCarCar2.1, whole genome shotgun sequence, the genomic stretch cttgtggattattgtgatgtatttatcagttgtttagactctcattctgacggcacccattcactgcagatgatccattggtgagcaatgatggaatgctacatttttccagatctgttcccatgaagaaaaaaacgaatctacatcttggatggccttaaagtgaatacattttttaagttacatttttggatgaactattcctttaatgcggAGCCTACTTCAGTATTAGCAGGAGGCAAGTTTTGATtctgtaaataatgtttaaatgtttagacAGTGTATTGCTCTGTTACCTAAAACACCTGTCAGGTTGGCATCTTTTGAATATTCCCAAATGACAGGCCACAAAAACATGACCCCATCTTTCTTATGAGAAAGAATAACAACACCGATATTTCCAAAAGTAACGTTCATTACATTTTCCCGAACAACCAGAGACACACTGttaacaaacagagaacagttaATACACAGTagattttgtgaatttatttattctttctatGCTGAGAACTTCTATATTTACCTATCTGCATTGTATTGGGTTGGTTTCTGGCCCCACAAAAACTTGACTTTGTCCTGGCCATTACGATAACTGATAGACTTTGTGTTTATCTTCAAGTGATGGTTAGTTTTGTAATGAAAAGCAATTTGATGGAATCCATTCTGTTCACTCAAAGACTCTCCATTCATAGAGAACTCTAGGATGAACAGAAAATTCCACAGTAAACACATTCATAAGACAGGCCTGTTAAATAGATGCACACGTAGAACAAACAGTGTCTAACCTGAAGCTGAATCCTGGAGGAGTCTGAGTTTGTGAGGAACAGGAATATCAAAACAAATTGGCTTAGACTGACCAACAACATCCAGCAGGAAACGATTGACTTCTGGAGAGAGAATCAAAATGTCATGATTATTTCCTAGAATTGGTGctcataaaacaaataattaagaaAATGCTAGTTTTTATGTACCTTGCACAGCAGGGGAAGTAGTTGTATACAAAGTAGTTGGAAAAATTGTAGTTGTGAACATTGTTTCAGTTTGGGAGATGTCTAAGACCAACAAACATGGTAAAGGATGTAAATCCACATAGTGCAGAAGTTTATTGTTTTTAGTCTTTGTTTTAAATGTGACGTGTGTAACTGACCGGCACACAGACCCAACAGCAACATACAAAGTGTacaaagtcataataaaaaaataaaaaaacttgctaTAATTACACGTTAAAATAGAGAGAAGCGACAGTAAATATTTTCAACAAAGTATGGGGATCTTTATCATTGAAAGCCAGTAATAAAAAACGAATTATTATGATGATTTTAGATGTCTACTTATGAGTCTGAGACCAAATGAaagttaaaaagtaataaaaaaataaacagaaattattGTAAATTGAATAACTTACATACATCCGGTACATCCATATATGaatctattgtaaaaaaaaaaaaaaaaaaaaaaaaaaaaaaagaaagaaaaggaacaTTTTCACATTGTGAACATTAAGAGTCAAATATGTAGTTTCAGTTTTTTATGCATTTCCACAATGATTCTTCCAGAAAATGGTGATTTGTCAATGCAGAGAAACATCTGCAACATTCATTGCATTGCTCTATTATCTTGTATAAGtagataatagaaaaaaaattctgacataCCATAATAAAAGGGTGCCATTGCTGTGATGtccattgctaaaaaaaaaaacaaataaaacagataaaaaaataaaataagaataattagATTTATAAACTTAAGGTAAAAATGAATTAGGCTTAATAATCGGCTACTAGTTTTGTAATGCTGGAATatgaaaacaaatttaaaataatgcatgaataTATTTAGGACATTTAAGACAAGGGACGTTTACATTTCTGATCACttaacacataaataaaaatatttaaagcatcTTTTTACTGTTAGTAATAATTTATTAACTTAAAATAATTACACACATCACCTTTAATAAAACGCTtaataaaattatgttaaaacaggtgacaaagattctgcacaaagtatttttattattgaaagtcaATAAGGAACCAAATTAATATCATGATTTTGTAGCCCAAAAGGATGTATAGATGGTTTACTTATGAGTCTGAGACCAGGTGCAAGTCAAAAACAGTAAATACTGTAAAGAGAATAACTTACACAGAAAGATGCCATCTGAAAAGGAGGGACATTTTCAAAATTTGAACATGACTCAAATATTGCACTACCACAATTATTCTTTCAGAAAACAGAGAACTGTCAGTGTTTCAGTCAAGCTAAAAACACCAGTGCAAAGTCCATTGCATTGCTCTGTTACTTACAGAAGCTGGATCTATAGAAGTAGTATGgcactcaattaaaaaaaattttgattaatatttgtGTCTAATAATATTTGTGCCGCACAATGGCCTTTA encodes the following:
- the LOC132119647 gene encoding uncharacterized protein LOC132119647; translation: MDVPDVYISQTETMFTTTIFPTTLYTTTSPAVQEVNRFLLDVVGQSKPICFDIPVPHKLRLLQDSASEFSMNGESLSEQNGFHQIAFHYKTNHHLKINTKSISYRNGQDKVKFLWGQKPTQYNADSVSLVVRENVMNVTFGNIGVVILSHKKDGVMFLWPVIWEYSKDANLTGVLGKADISYEETEGSQTPTLKIKDKEVKTSLETVSDYRLHSTPVRECWLVPFQALMEAEISDFTVTQL